The Nicotiana tomentosiformis chromosome 9, ASM39032v3, whole genome shotgun sequence genome contains the following window.
ctcacaagtcatgggcaggcctagtagagtcttgcggatcggttcggagacgttcgtacttatcttcgagaggctatagggtgttaggaaactacttttTATTCATCTCTTATCATGcaattgatggtatactaagtttcttccttctattctctcacagatggtgaggacccataCGGAGGACGTTCCACACCAGGGAGGAGCTACTCCCCCcattgctagaggtcgaggcagaggccgggggagggtgCCAActcgaggtaggggacgagggcatCCCTGATCtgccccagtagcaccaccagcggatctagtggaggatcccattattgaggagcagggcgaggtgcctgccgcAGGGCCAACCACGGTAGATTTCATGACAGCACCGGGCttttaggaggtcatgggccgtatgatgCGGTATATGGACACCATAAATCAGGCTATTTTATTTCTAGCGGACCAAGACACAGCTCAGGCAGGAGAGGGAGCActgacccctactgctcaggctcctggACACGCAACTGTAGTATATCAGACCCTGGGTACACTACCCATGGCCGAAGCCTAGCCAGTACCAGTAGTTGCGCCTGATCCTAGACTAGTTGCGGCCAGCGAGCCACAGAAGCTTTTGGACAAATGGACTTGGCTTCACGCTACGgtatttgggggtgagcgacacgaGGATCCTCAGGACTTCATTGACTGGTGCAGGGACAAaatgcacaacatgaggatattggagtacCATTGGGTggacttcactactttccagctggaaggcagggcccgtagatggtggaagtcttatcttcttggcagaccagcgggttctcctcccatgacttgggaccagtttacacAACTTTTCTTGTataggtatattccaccatcTCAGAGGAAAGAGTTGCGAGGTTATTTCGagcagggtcagatatcagtgactgattttgaggcgaggttctctgagttgtctcgccatgcacttatgataatTCCTACCGACGCAAAGAGAGTGCGGAGATTTATTAGTGGGTTGCACCCCAATATTCGAGGCAGTATGgcccgggaggttgagatgggtactggttattagctagtagtggagattgctcggaggattgagggctaccaCCAGAGGGGTAGAGAGAAGATGCAGCAGGACAAAAGGGCTCGtttctctggagagtttagaaTTGCTCCAGCTAGGGGCAGAGATCAGTTTGAAAGGGGTCAGTCCAGTAGGCCTATAtattcagcaccaccacctcctcggggtgctccagcgcgaccctatttcagtgctatgcca
Protein-coding sequences here:
- the LOC138899244 gene encoding uncharacterized protein — translated: MHNMRILEYHWVDFTTFQLEGRARRWWKSYLLGRPAGSPPMTWDQFTQLFLYRYIPPSQRKELRGYFEQGQISVTDFEARFSELSRHALMIIPTDAKRVRRFISGLHPNIRGSMAREVEMGTGY